One Methylosarcina fibrata AML-C10 DNA segment encodes these proteins:
- a CDS encoding efflux RND transporter periplasmic adaptor subunit, with the protein MTAARWRVVLPVLVVLAAGICAWLLAEGSAPESTHRDEAVPVVKVLSAQARRLRVPVRSQGVLQPVREIDLTAEVRGRVEALHDSFVVGGRFKAGEVLAKVAAHEYQLAVVRAETQLAEAKRKLAEEQAAAQQAQREWKVLGQGAPTPLSLHEPQVQEAKARLKQAEAELADAKLHLSRCEIRAPFNGRIKEKSTGVGQLAEMGKVLGRIYADDAAEVRLPLSQAQIGYLLEPNASKANRPKVVLTAERGLETVRREAVIVRREGIIDQATGLEYWVARLDAPERTPALLPGTFLTAEIEGKELDGVIELPRGALNAAQEAVLVDADGKLEVRRLQVLRSDADRVWVGGGLQAGERVVVSGIETPVSGQKVVVEAADALL; encoded by the coding sequence ATGACGGCGGCACGATGGCGTGTCGTCTTGCCGGTTTTGGTCGTGCTGGCGGCTGGTATCTGCGCTTGGTTGTTGGCTGAGGGATCGGCGCCGGAATCGACGCATCGGGACGAAGCCGTGCCTGTCGTCAAAGTGTTGAGCGCGCAAGCGCGGCGCCTGCGCGTGCCGGTTCGCAGCCAGGGCGTGTTGCAGCCGGTGCGGGAGATCGATTTGACCGCCGAGGTGCGGGGTAGGGTGGAGGCCTTGCACGACAGTTTCGTGGTCGGAGGGCGCTTCAAGGCCGGCGAGGTGCTGGCCAAAGTGGCGGCACACGAATACCAATTGGCCGTGGTGCGCGCCGAGACGCAACTGGCCGAAGCCAAGCGTAAACTGGCGGAAGAACAGGCGGCGGCGCAACAGGCGCAACGGGAATGGAAGGTGCTGGGGCAAGGCGCGCCGACGCCGCTGTCGCTGCACGAACCGCAGGTGCAGGAAGCCAAGGCCAGACTGAAACAGGCGGAAGCCGAACTGGCCGACGCCAAACTGCATCTGAGCCGCTGCGAGATCCGCGCGCCGTTCAACGGCCGGATCAAGGAGAAATCGACCGGCGTCGGGCAACTGGCCGAAATGGGCAAGGTGTTGGGTCGAATTTACGCCGACGATGCCGCCGAGGTGCGCTTACCGTTGAGCCAGGCGCAGATCGGCTACTTGCTGGAACCCAACGCAAGCAAGGCGAATCGCCCCAAGGTGGTATTGACCGCCGAACGCGGCTTGGAAACCGTGCGGCGCGAGGCGGTGATCGTGCGCCGCGAGGGCATCATCGATCAGGCCACGGGACTGGAATATTGGGTCGCGCGTCTGGATGCTCCGGAACGCACGCCGGCCTTGTTGCCCGGCACCTTTTTGACGGCGGAAATCGAAGGCAAGGAGTTGGACGGCGTGATCGAATTGCCGCGCGGCGCGTTGAATGCGGCCCAGGAGGCGGTGCTGGTCGATGCCGATGGCAAACTGGAAGTTCGCCGTTTGCAGGTGCTGCGTAGCGATGCGGACCGGGTTTGGGTCGGCGGCGGCTTGCAGGCCGGCGAACGGGTGGTGGTGTCCGGTATCGAAACGCCGGTTTCCGGGCAGAAGGTCGTCGTCGAAGCGGCCGACGCCTTGCTGTAG
- a CDS encoding efflux transporter outer membrane subunit, protein MPILLTAACVEVPERDPVKDAVGLPSAWMARPADGYRAEVSAWLASFNYDDLKVLVAAALDGNNDLKATAARIPQARALARIEGAAAKPQVDLAPEFQHADAGRHARAYLADGNLWAVPFNFSWELDVWGRIGDARRAAELTADAAETDWRGAALSLAARTAQTCFELAEARQRVTVVQSSIDDRGALVELLQGRFNLGLAQGLDLSLALTDLSDARAELDDATNQVQLAQRRLEVLLGQYPAGSVERCGQLPELPAAMPAGLPAELLSRRPDIVAAFARLRAQDQRLSSARKALLPRVTLAASGGSLGNTLADLSDPRSAAWNLALGLTQPLYAGDRLQADIDLRAAQSDEALHSYRETVLQALREVEQSLAAETWLRGREQALATTVKQTETSRALAIYSYRNGTVDILTLLDSYRSTLIAQTALLDARLKLLNNRLDLYLALGGGV, encoded by the coding sequence TTGCCCATCCTACTGACCGCCGCCTGCGTCGAAGTCCCGGAACGCGATCCGGTCAAGGACGCCGTGGGGTTGCCATCGGCCTGGATGGCACGCCCCGCCGATGGCTATCGGGCCGAAGTGTCGGCCTGGCTTGCGAGCTTTAACTATGACGACCTCAAAGTCCTTGTCGCGGCGGCGCTGGACGGCAATAACGACTTGAAGGCCACTGCCGCGCGCATTCCGCAAGCCCGCGCGTTGGCGCGCATCGAAGGTGCTGCGGCTAAGCCGCAAGTCGATCTGGCGCCGGAATTTCAGCACGCCGACGCCGGCCGCCACGCGCGGGCCTATTTAGCTGACGGCAATCTCTGGGCCGTGCCTTTCAATTTCAGTTGGGAATTGGACGTCTGGGGCCGCATCGGCGATGCTCGTCGAGCCGCCGAGTTGACCGCCGATGCCGCCGAGACCGATTGGCGCGGGGCGGCCTTGTCGCTGGCGGCGCGCACCGCGCAGACTTGCTTCGAACTGGCCGAAGCCCGCCAGCGGGTGACCGTCGTGCAGTCTTCCATCGACGACCGGGGCGCCTTGGTTGAATTACTGCAAGGCCGCTTCAATTTGGGCTTGGCGCAAGGTCTGGATTTGAGCCTGGCGCTGACCGATCTCAGCGATGCCCGTGCCGAGCTAGACGATGCGACCAACCAAGTTCAGCTTGCGCAGCGGCGGCTGGAAGTGTTGCTGGGGCAATATCCGGCCGGGAGCGTCGAGCGTTGCGGCCAACTGCCCGAATTGCCGGCGGCGATGCCGGCCGGCTTGCCTGCCGAATTATTGAGCCGCCGACCGGATATCGTGGCCGCATTCGCCCGCTTGCGCGCCCAGGACCAGCGCTTGAGCAGCGCCCGCAAGGCATTGTTGCCGCGCGTGACCCTGGCGGCCTCGGGCGGCAGCCTGGGCAACACATTGGCCGATTTGAGCGATCCGCGCTCGGCGGCCTGGAACTTGGCCTTGGGGTTGACCCAACCTTTGTACGCCGGCGACAGGCTGCAAGCCGACATCGACCTGCGGGCGGCGCAAAGCGACGAGGCTCTTCACTCTTACCGTGAAACCGTGTTGCAGGCCTTGCGTGAGGTCGAGCAAAGTCTGGCCGCCGAGACTTGGCTGCGCGGCCGTGAACAGGCATTGGCCACTACCGTCAAACAAACCGAAACCAGCCGCGCGCTGGCGATTTATTCCTACCGAAACGGCACCGTGGATATTTTGACTTTACTGGATAGCTACCGCAGCACTCTGATCGCGCAAACCGCGCTGCTGGACGCTCGGCTTAAATTGTTGAATAACCGGCTGGACTTGTATTTGGCTCTGGGCGGCGGCGTATGA
- a CDS encoding non-ribosomal peptide synthetase encodes ALQNYAQSPGLQAQRGYWQAQGEDQSQTDTSLCNWPCDHPQGRAEARDRVSQTLTLSAERSRQLLHDANPAYRTRIQELLLAALAQTLCEWTRQTDIAVALEGHGREAELMPSDNPQAALDLSRTVGWFTSLYPVKLSPQTSEVDTVKTVKEQLRRVPDRGLGYGVLHYLSPTNQHPADARHEASVNPARPRVLFNYLGQLDSSFSDDALLQPAAEDSGDERDPQTPLAYELEINGEIYQGQLRLHWSYSRERYQADTIKTLLERYQLHLNRLLDHCLQAEPTLTPSDVPLANLSQAQLDALPIPHAQIEDVYPLSPMQQGILFHALREPEANLYVTQLVLNLTGLDVPRFIQAWREVSNRHEILRSGFFWQGDASLQVVWREAKIPVSCLDWGRGAFIEDELTALAQADYTHGFDLARPPLQRLTLVSLPERRTHLIWTNHHLLLDGWSNSLFFAEVMTVYEGKSATRVKTGRYRDYIAWLAARDRKAGEAFWRENLREVREPCLLANCLAAPGQHGNAYVECKLSDAETEGLQAFVQRQHLTLNTLVQGALALLLAHYTGLRTPVFGTTVAGRPGDLPGAENILGLFINTLPVAVRIEPDKPVADWLRELQIANLQMREHEYLPLYDVQRWSGTGSGELFDTLVVFENYPVDAALRQTNDDLRIGNLSQRDVTNYALTLDVTVGKRLEIGFDYACAYFGADDMRRMANGLRHLLLEMTKQPDICIGALGLGEAAFIDTLSVAQFYPGKLLPSLIRRQAQTRPAAVALIADAERTSYAELHSQANRLSHYLLDQGLRPGAVAALSLPRSVEMLVACLAVWQCGAAFLALDPEYPGERLRYMLDDAGAEWLIGCEATIGRVDAVNAVKRIDLAQLDLSAYPDMPPDVALHPETPAYLIYTSGSTGQPKGVVVAHGPLAMHCEAMAELYALQAQETCLHFASFSFDAAIEQWAVPLLRGATLVMGDPAQWSVDRTLQAIRDHAISRIDVSPAYLAELARQLENPEQAPTLTGCTVGGEALPQNSLALIQSRLRPERLFNAYGPTECVITPLAWQADIECSGIYASIGQCIGARTAYVLDADLNPLPVGVAGELYIGGLGLAQGYWHRPGQTGERFLPDPFVGDGQRMYRTGDRVRQRADGSIDYLGRVDEQIKLRGFRIELGEIENALLAKPGVREAAAKVGAGGRLLGYAVGDQGQIDGDELRSALSRQLPGYMVPAQIVVLPELPKLPNGKLDRKALPEPERIGQSRIEPRNDTERQLVQIWQEVLGLETVGIEDNFFELGGHSLLALRLLSTINRELGWDLPLSRLLQQPTIAALAAQNKSTSLSPLVALNHAAGPLPPLFCLHPAGGAVFGYYPLARALAGQRPVVGLLCRSFLDANWRDASLENMARDYADAIAQSQPQGPIHLLGWSLGGALALSIARTLEQAGREIGFLGLADCFVPGFENDEEAEDDGDNLRELLRDMAPELADVEPDSLAKLPESIGATHPAGEWVKLLDLQNGLAIMQHLTELSEHYRIEPVRAGMYCWWSRAAGDAAELAQAILEQACDNRVLGSARVDSDHAGIVRDADFIADIVALLQGKANAQR; translated from the coding sequence GCATTGCAAAACTATGCCCAAAGCCCGGGCCTGCAAGCCCAACGCGGCTACTGGCAGGCGCAAGGCGAAGACCAAAGCCAAACCGACACAAGCCTTTGCAACTGGCCCTGCGACCACCCGCAAGGCCGGGCCGAAGCCCGCGACCGCGTCAGCCAGACCCTGACCCTGAGCGCCGAGCGCAGCCGCCAGCTCCTGCACGACGCCAATCCGGCCTACCGCACCCGCATTCAGGAACTGCTGCTGGCGGCCCTGGCGCAGACCCTGTGCGAATGGACCCGGCAAACCGACATTGCCGTCGCTCTGGAAGGCCACGGCCGCGAAGCCGAGCTCATGCCGAGCGATAATCCGCAAGCCGCTCTCGACCTGAGCCGCACGGTCGGCTGGTTCACCAGCCTGTACCCGGTCAAACTCAGTCCGCAAACGAGCGAGGTCGACACCGTCAAAACCGTCAAGGAACAACTGCGCCGAGTGCCGGATCGCGGCTTGGGCTACGGCGTATTGCATTACCTGAGCCCGACCAACCAACACCCAGCGGACGCGCGGCACGAAGCCTCCGTCAACCCAGCCAGGCCCAGAGTCTTGTTCAACTACCTCGGCCAACTCGACAGCAGCTTCAGCGACGACGCCCTGTTGCAACCGGCCGCCGAAGACAGCGGCGACGAACGCGACCCGCAGACGCCCTTGGCCTACGAACTGGAAATCAACGGCGAAATCTACCAGGGCCAATTGCGCCTGCACTGGAGCTACAGCCGCGAGCGCTACCAAGCCGACACGATCAAAACCCTGCTCGAACGCTACCAGCTGCACTTAAACCGATTGCTCGACCATTGCCTGCAAGCGGAACCGACATTAACCCCGAGCGACGTGCCGCTGGCCAACCTCAGCCAAGCCCAGCTCGACGCGCTGCCGATCCCGCACGCCCAGATCGAAGATGTCTACCCGCTCTCGCCCATGCAGCAGGGGATACTGTTTCATGCGCTACGCGAACCGGAAGCCAATCTCTATGTCACTCAGTTGGTGCTGAATTTGACGGGTTTGGATGTGCCACGTTTTATTCAAGCCTGGCGAGAGGTGTCCAACCGGCACGAGATTCTGCGTAGCGGATTTTTCTGGCAGGGCGATGCGTCGTTACAAGTCGTATGGCGTGAGGCGAAGATACCGGTTTCTTGTCTCGATTGGGGGAGGGGGGCATTTATCGAAGACGAGTTGACCGCGTTGGCGCAAGCCGATTACACGCACGGCTTCGATCTGGCTCGTCCGCCGCTGCAGCGTTTAACGTTGGTCAGTTTGCCCGAACGGCGGACGCATCTGATTTGGACCAACCATCATTTGTTGCTGGACGGATGGAGCAACTCGCTATTTTTTGCCGAAGTCATGACAGTATACGAAGGAAAGTCAGCAACTCGGGTAAAAACAGGCCGTTACCGCGATTACATCGCCTGGCTGGCAGCCAGAGACAGGAAAGCTGGAGAAGCCTTTTGGCGGGAAAATTTACGCGAAGTTCGTGAACCGTGCCTGTTGGCGAATTGTTTGGCTGCGCCGGGACAACATGGCAACGCTTATGTTGAATGCAAGCTGTCGGATGCCGAAACCGAGGGCTTGCAGGCCTTTGTACAACGGCAGCATTTGACCTTGAATACCTTGGTGCAAGGTGCCTTGGCACTATTGTTGGCGCATTACACCGGTCTCCGAACCCCTGTGTTCGGCACCACCGTGGCCGGACGACCCGGCGATTTGCCTGGCGCGGAAAATATTTTAGGTTTGTTCATCAACACCTTGCCGGTTGCAGTCCGCATCGAGCCGGACAAGCCGGTGGCGGATTGGCTGCGCGAATTGCAAATCGCCAATTTGCAGATGCGCGAGCACGAATATTTGCCGTTGTACGACGTGCAACGTTGGTCCGGAACCGGTAGCGGCGAGTTATTCGATACGTTGGTGGTATTCGAGAATTACCCGGTCGATGCGGCCTTGCGCCAGACCAACGACGACCTGCGTATCGGCAATCTGAGTCAGCGCGACGTGACCAATTATGCGTTGACGCTGGACGTGACCGTCGGCAAGCGCTTGGAAATCGGCTTCGATTATGCCTGTGCGTATTTCGGCGCAGACGATATGCGACGGATGGCGAACGGTTTGCGTCATTTGCTGCTGGAAATGACTAAGCAGCCGGATATTTGTATCGGCGCGCTTGGCTTGGGAGAGGCCGCGTTTATCGATACGTTATCTGTTGCGCAATTTTATCCCGGAAAATTGTTGCCATCGTTAATCCGCCGCCAGGCCCAAACCCGGCCCGCTGCGGTTGCGCTGATAGCCGACGCGGAGCGGACGAGTTACGCCGAGCTGCACAGTCAGGCCAATCGTTTGTCGCATTATTTATTGGATCAAGGCCTGCGTCCCGGCGCGGTGGCGGCTTTGAGCCTGCCGCGTTCGGTGGAGATGCTGGTTGCCTGTCTGGCGGTGTGGCAATGCGGCGCGGCGTTTCTGGCCCTGGACCCCGAGTATCCGGGTGAGCGTTTGCGCTACATGCTGGACGATGCCGGCGCCGAATGGCTGATCGGTTGTGAGGCGACGATCGGCAGGGTGGATGCGGTCAATGCAGTCAAACGGATAGACCTCGCCCAACTCGACTTGTCCGCCTATCCCGATATGCCGCCCGACGTGGCGTTACACCCGGAAACGCCAGCCTATCTGATCTACACCTCCGGTTCCACCGGCCAGCCCAAGGGCGTCGTTGTCGCTCACGGCCCGCTGGCCATGCATTGCGAAGCGATGGCGGAGCTGTATGCCTTGCAGGCGCAAGAAACCTGTCTTCACTTTGCCTCGTTCAGCTTCGATGCCGCCATTGAACAATGGGCGGTGCCGCTGTTGCGTGGCGCCACGCTGGTCATGGGCGATCCGGCACAGTGGAGCGTCGACCGGACCCTGCAAGCCATTCGGGATCATGCGATTAGTCGTATCGACGTATCGCCGGCCTATCTGGCCGAACTGGCCCGCCAGCTCGAAAACCCGGAACAAGCACCCACATTGACCGGTTGCACTGTCGGCGGCGAAGCCCTGCCACAGAACAGCCTGGCCTTGATTCAAAGCCGCTTGCGCCCCGAGCGTTTATTCAACGCCTATGGTCCCACCGAATGTGTCATAACTCCACTGGCTTGGCAAGCCGACATCGAATGCAGCGGTATCTACGCCTCGATCGGTCAGTGCATCGGGGCCCGCACCGCTTACGTGCTGGATGCCGACCTGAATCCATTACCGGTTGGCGTGGCCGGCGAACTGTACATCGGCGGCCTGGGCTTGGCGCAGGGCTATTGGCACCGGCCGGGACAAACCGGTGAACGCTTCTTGCCCGACCCGTTCGTTGGCGACGGCCAGCGCATGTACCGCACCGGTGACCGGGTGCGGCAGCGCGCCGATGGCAGCATCGACTACCTGGGTCGAGTCGATGAGCAAATCAAACTGCGCGGCTTTCGGATCGAACTGGGCGAAATCGAGAATGCCTTGCTGGCCAAGCCCGGCGTGCGCGAAGCGGCGGCTAAAGTCGGCGCCGGCGGGCGATTGTTGGGTTACGCGGTGGGAGATCAAGGACAAATCGACGGCGACGAACTGCGCAGCGCCCTGAGCCGGCAGTTGCCGGGCTACATGGTTCCGGCGCAGATCGTCGTGCTGCCCGAGTTACCCAAACTGCCCAACGGCAAACTGGACCGCAAGGCGCTGCCGGAGCCGGAGCGGATCGGCCAAAGCCGCATCGAACCGCGCAACGACACCGAGCGGCAACTGGTACAAATCTGGCAAGAAGTGCTCGGCCTGGAAACGGTCGGCATCGAGGATAATTTCTTCGAACTGGGCGGGCATTCTTTGCTGGCTTTGCGTTTGCTATCGACGATCAACCGCGAGCTGGGATGGGATTTGCCGCTCAGCCGTTTGTTGCAGCAGCCGACCATCGCTGCTCTGGCGGCGCAAAATAAGTCAACATCCTTGTCGCCGCTGGTGGCTCTGAACCATGCCGCCGGTCCGTTGCCGCCGCTGTTTTGTTTGCATCCTGCCGGCGGCGCGGTATTCGGCTATTACCCGCTGGCCCGCGCGCTGGCCGGACAGCGGCCGGTGGTCGGCCTGTTGTGCCGCAGCTTTCTGGATGCGAATTGGCGCGACGCTTCGCTGGAAAACATGGCACGCGATTATGCCGATGCGATTGCGCAAAGCCAGCCGCAAGGTCCGATTCATTTGCTGGGCTGGTCGCTGGGCGGCGCATTGGCTTTGAGCATTGCGCGCACCTTGGAACAGGCCGGCCGCGAGATCGGATTCTTAGGCTTGGCCGATTGCTTTGTGCCCGGTTTCGAAAATGATGAAGAAGCAGAGGACGATGGCGACAATCTGCGGGAACTATTGCGCGACATGGCGCCGGAGCTGGCGGACGTGGAGCCGGATTCGCTGGCAAAACTGCCGGAATCCATCGGTGCTACGCATCCGGCGGGAGAGTGGGTAAAATTGCTGGATTTGCAAAATGGCCTGGCGATCATGCAACACCTGACCGAGTTGAGCGAGCATTACCGTATCGAGCCCGTCCGCGCCGGCATGTATTGCTGGTGGTCGCGCGCGGCCGGCGATGCGGCGGAGTTGGCGCAAGCCATTCTGGAGCAGGCCTGCGACAACCGCGTGCTGGGTTCGGCGCGGGTCGACAGTGATCATGCCGGCATCGTGCGCGATGCGGATTTCATCGCCGATATTGTTGCGCTATTGCAAGGGAAGGCAAATGCTCAGAGATGA